In a genomic window of Amblyomma americanum isolate KBUSLIRL-KWMA chromosome 4, ASM5285725v1, whole genome shotgun sequence:
- the LOC144127752 gene encoding uncharacterized protein LOC144127752 has translation MKYLRSQVSSGRGPRRQRVQVIKNVQRAITKVGSYLERVGLQLSPTKSEAMLLNIRPGARPGKTYLSVAGRELPWRHSCRYLGLLVDRHLTWRPAVKAYCRQATRVRGAIRSLLAGGNGITPQMGLRFFQAMAGAQFLYALPLVQMTIHQQLAIERSQRAAVRLCLGLPRGSHISATLAEAGVWPMMLQAQRTALRHAERLHLAPDGRPLLERLLGHPHSRMGKVAQEFEQLVGGQPEHLPSPPRPDLGHQFRVLMPPRGTRPKRLTPAVGLRQEAAATLKEDLAGCTQLYTDGSVLMGACPSAAAACTAPSLGESRQARLPFVASSTTAELAALHLAADILESHPALQTVAILSDSRVALQLPQEPRSRLPVVRKLAARLDRICSHGCSISLAWIPSHVGVPGNEDAGALAKAAHGHRTPCSTAVVPLDVARSIAERQLLMEHPDPRVAQGKPPQRLPDKGITRRQRSLLLRLRIGCSWTGARLHRNGMACIPRA, from the exons atgaagtatttaagaagtcaggtCAGCTCCGGCCGCGGACCACGGCGCCAGAGGGTTCAGGTCATCAAGAACGTACAGCGGGCCATCACCAAGGTCGGCTCCTACCTGGAACGGGTTGGTCTGCAGCTCTCCCCCACCAAGTCTgaggccatgctgctcaacatCCGGCCAGGAGCACGCCCAGGGAAGACCTACCTCAGCGTCGCAGGACGGGAGCTCCCATGGCGGCATTCCTGCCGCTACCTGGGCCTCCTGGTCGACCGCCACCTCACCTGGCGCCCAGCCGTCAAGGCATACTGCCGACAGGCAACCAGGGTCCGTGGCGCCATCCGGAGTCTCCTGGCTGGGGGAAACGGTATCACCCCACAAATGGGGCTCCGGTTCTTCCAGGCCATGGCAGGGGCCCAGTTCCTGTACGCCCTCCCTCTGGTCCAGATGACCATACACCAGCAGCTGGCCATCGAGCGATCTCAGAGGGCTGCAGTCCGTCTCTGTCTGGGACTTCCCCGTGGCTCCCATATCTCGGCCACACTTGCAGAGGCTGGCGTGTGGCCCATGATGCTGCAGGCCCAGCGGACTGCGCTCCGCCATGCTGAGCGTCTCCACCTCGCCCCGGACGGGCGTCCCCTCCTGGAGCGCCTCCTCGGCCACCCTCATTCTCGAATGGGGAAGGTTGCCCAGGAGTTCGAACAGCTGGTGGGTGGGCAGCCGGAGCACCTTCCTTCCCCTCCACGACCGGACCTGGGCCATCAGTTCCGGGTGCTCATGCCACCACGGGGCACCAGGCCGAAGCGCCTCACCCCTGCAGTTGGCCtccggcaggaagcagcagcgaccctgAAGGAGGACCTGGCCGGCTGCACACAGCTCTACACGGACGGGTCGGTCCTCATGGGTGCTTGCCCGTCTGCCGCAGCTGCTTGCACCGCTCCTTCGTTGGGAGAAAGCCGGCAGGCCAGGCTTCCGTTCGTGGCCAGCTCGACCACAGCAGAACTGGCGGCCCTCCACCTGGCTGCCGACATCCTTGAGTCCCACCCCGCGCTGCAGACTGTGGCCATTCTGAGCGACTCCAGGGTGGCCCTTCAGCTTCCGCAAGAGCCACGGAGCCGGCTGCCCGTCGTGCGCAAGCTGGCAGCCAGACTGGACAGAATCTGTTCCCATGGCTGCTCTATCTCCCTGGCCTGGATCCCCAGCCACGTTGGAGTCCCAGGGAATGAGGACGCAGGTGCCCTGGCCAAGGCTGCGCATGGACACCGTACCCCCTGCTCTACTGCTGTGGTGCCCCTGGATGTGGCCAGAAGCATCGCGGAGCGGCAGCTCCTAATGGAGCACCCCGaccccagggttgcccaagggaAACCCCCACAACGCCTGCCAGACAAGGGGATCACAAGACGGCAGAGGTCCCTCCTGctccggctccgcatcggatgCTCCTGGACCGGGGCTAGGCTCCACCGCAATG gcatggcttgtattcctcgtgcctga